One region of Drosophila teissieri strain GT53w chromosome 2L, Prin_Dtei_1.1, whole genome shotgun sequence genomic DNA includes:
- the LOC122625887 gene encoding glycogen phosphorylase translates to MSKPQSDADRRKQISVRGIAEVGNVTEVKKNFNRHLHYTLVKDRNVSTLRDYYFALANTVKDNMVGRWIRTQQHYYEKDPKRVYYLSLEYYMGRSLTNTMINLGIQSECEEAMYQLGLDIENLEEMEEDAGLGNGGLGRLAACFLDSMATLGLAAYGYGIRYEYGIFAQKIKNGEQVEEPDDWLRYGNPWEKARPEFMLPVNFYGRVIDTPEGKKWVDTQRVFAMPYDNPIPGYNNNHVNTLRLWSAKSPIDFNLKFFNDGDYIQAVLDRNLAENISRVLYPNDNFFEGKELRLKQEYFMCAATLQDIIRRYKASKFGSREAVRNTFDHFPDKVAIQLNDTHPSLAIPELMRILVDEEHLTWEKAWDITVRSCAYTNHTVLPEALERWPVSLLESILPRHLQIIYHINFLHMENVKKKFPDDLDRMRRMSMVEEDGEKRINMAHLSIVGSHAVNGVAAIHSQILKDSLFHDFYEMDPQKFQNKTNGITPRRWLLLCNPGLSDLIAEKIGDEWPVHLDQLVALKKWAKDPNFQRNVARVKQENKLKLAAILEKDYGVKINASSMFDIQVKRIHEYKRQLLNCLHIITLYNRIKKDPTANFTPRTIMIGGKAAPGYYVAKQIIKLICAVGNVVNNDPIVGDKLKVIFLENYRVTLAEKIMPAADLSEQISTAGTEASGTGNMKFQLNGALTIGTLDGANVEMAEEMGLDNIFIFGMTVEEVEALKKKGYNAYDYYNANAEVKQVIDQIQGGFFSPGNPNEFKNIADILLKYDHYYLLADFDAYIKAQDLVSKTYQNQAKWLEMSINNIASSGKFSSDRTIAEYAREIWGVEPTWEKLPAPEDQPQN, encoded by the exons TCACCGAGGTGAAGAAGAACTTCAATCGGCACCTGCACTACACCCTGGTCAAGGATCGCAATGTGTCCACCCTGAGGGACTACTACTTCGCCCTGGCCAACACCGTCAAGGACAACATGGTCGGCCGCTGGATTCGCACGCAGCAGCACTACTACGAGAAGGATCCCAAG CGCGTCTACTATCTGTCGCTGGAGTACTACATGGGTCGCTCCCTGACCAACACCATGATCAACCTGGGCATCCAGAGCGAGTGCGAGGAGGCCATGTACCAGCTGGGTCTGGACATTGAGAACctggaggagatggaggaggaCGCCGGTCTGGGCAATGGTGGTCTGGGTCGCTTGGCCGCCTGTTTCCTGGACTCGATGGCCACTCTGGGTCTGGCCGCCTATGGCTATGGCATCCGTTATGAGTACGGTATCTTCGCCCAGAAGATCAAGAACGGCGAGCAGGTGGAGGAGCCCGATGATTGGCTGCGTTATGGCAACCCCTGGGAGAAGGCCCGTCCGGAGTTCATGCTGCCGGTCAACTTCTACGGCCGTGTCATCGACACGCCCGAGGGCAAGAAGTGGGTGGACACCCAGAGGGTGTTTGCCATGCCCTACGACAATCCCATTCCCGgatacaacaacaaccacgtGAACACGCTGCGTCTGTGGTCCGCCAAGTCGCCCATCGACTTCAACCTCAAGTTCT TCAACGATGGTGACTACATCCAGGCCGTGCTGGACCGCAATCTGGCTGAGAACATCTCCCGTGTGCTGTACCCCAACGACAACTTCTTCGAGGGCAAGGAGCTGCGTCTGAAGCAGGAGTACTTCATGTGCGCCGCCACGCTGCAGGATATCATCCGCCGCTACAAGGCCTCGAAGTTCGGTTCCCGGGAGGCGGTCCGCAACACCTTCGATCACTTCCCCGACAAGGTGGCCATTCAGCTGAACGATACCCATCCATCGCTGGCCATCCCTGAGCTGATGCGCATCCTGGTCGATGAGGAGCACCTGACCTGGGAGAAGGCATGGGACATCACCGTGAGGAGTTGTGCCTACACCAACCACACCGTGCTGCCAGAGGCCTTGGAGCGCTGGCCCGTCTCCCTGCTGGAGTCGATCCTGCCCCGCCATCTGCAGATCATCTATCACATCAACTTCCTGCACATGGAGAATGTGAAGAAGAAGTTCCCCGACGATCTGGACCGCATGCGCCGCATGTCGATGGTGGAGGAGGATGGCGAGAAGCGCATCAACATGGCCCATCTGTCCATCGTGGGCTCCCACGCCGTCAACGGTGTGGCCGCCATCCACTCGCAGATCCTGAAGGACTCGCTGTTCCATGACTTCTACGAAATGGATCCCCAGAAGTTCCAGAACAAGACGAACGGTATTACCCCGCGTCGCTGGTTGCTGCTTTGCAATCCCGGACTCTCCGACCTGATTGCCGAGAAGATCGGTGACGAGTGGCCAGTGCATCTAGACCAACTGGTTGCCCTGAAGAAGTGGGCCAAGGACCCCAACTTCCAGCGCAATGTGGCCCGTGTCAAGCAGGAGAACAAGCTGAAGCTTGCTGCCATTCTGGAGAAGGACTACGGCGTTAAGATCAACGCCTCTTCCATGTTCGATATCCAGGTGAAGCGTATTCACGAGTACAAGCGCCAGCTGCTGAACTGCCTGCACATCATCACCCTGTACAACAGGATCAAGAAGGATCCCACAGCCAACTTCACCCCGAGGACAATCATGATCGGAGGCAAGGCCGCTCCGGGCTACTATGTGGCCAAGCAGATCATCAAGCTCATCTGCGCCGTGGGCAACGTGGTGAACAACGATCCCATTGTGGGCGATAAGCTGAAGGTTATCTTCCTGGAGAACTACCGTGTCACCCTGGCCGAGAAGATCATGCCCGCCGCCGATCTGTCCGAGCAGATCTCGACCGCCGGCACAGAGGCCTCTGGTACCGGCAACATGAAGTTCCAGCTGAACGGAGCCCTCACCATCGGTACCCTGGACGGTGCCAACGTGGAGATGGCCGAGGAGATGGGTCTGGACAACATCTTCATCTTCGGCATGACCGTCGAGGAGGTGGAGGCGCTCAAGAAGAAGGGCTACAATGCCTACGACTACTACAACGCCAACGCCGAGGTCAAGCAGGTGATCGACCAAATCCAGGGCGGATTCTTCAGCCCCGGCAATCCCAACGAGTTCAAGAACATTGCCGACATTCTGCTCAAGTACGACCACTACTACTTGCTGGCCGACTTCGATGCGTACATCAAGGCCCAGGATCTGGTCTCCAAGACTTACCAG AACCAAGCCAAGTGGCTGGAGATGTCCATCAACAACATTGCGTCCAGCGGCAAATTCTCGTCGGATCGCACCATCGCCGAGTACGCCCGCGAGATCTGGGGAGTGGAGCCCACCTGGGAGAAGCTGCCAGCGCCGGAGGATCAGCCACAGaactaa